Proteins encoded together in one Misgurnus anguillicaudatus unplaced genomic scaffold, ASM2758022v2 HiC_scaffold_34, whole genome shotgun sequence window:
- the LOC141363406 gene encoding uncharacterized protein isoform X2, whose translation MSRRKFQPCPSCQAPNQVSRKTCSSCFAAIFQKNKVAAKNVTLDRKWGESVLKNRNAGRVVDSAHIAVKKLSALGYVPILFFAKKDKASGKWVADVVTHLPPTEDNLKIVSTMRKAYNFVLIKEGNSTTALPEPQHQAQPESQHQSESQHQSESQHQSESQHQSESQHQVQPEPQHQVQPEPQHQAESQHQAQPQHQAQHQTQPEPQHQVQPEPQHQVQPEPQHQVQPKPQHQAQEKERFYVLDLYPVSLPVNEQPLPKKRKCCRKCSRQRVFKYDSITGRRMNEGQAEVRVKWLPCSACGKIWEETWEPACQFPPGANHV comes from the exons ATGTCTCGAAGGAAGTTCCAGCCTTGCCCCTCCTGCCAAGCACCTAACCAG GTGAGCCGCAAAACCTGCAGCTCTTGTTTTGCAGCCATCTTTCAAAAAAACAAAGTAGCAGCCAAAAACGTGACCCTGGACAGGAAGTGGGGGGAAAGTGTTCTAAAAAATAGAAATGCTGGAAGAGTGGTGGACTCTGCCCATATTGCA gtgAAAAAACTAAGTGCATTGGGCTATGTCCCAATTTTATTTTTCGCCAAGAAAGATAAGGCTTCTGGAAAGTGGGTGGCCGATGTGGTTACCCATCTGCCACCCACTGAGGATAACCTAAAAATTGTGTCCACCATGAGAAAGGCCTACAATTTTGTATTAATCAAAGAAG GGAACTCCACAACGGCATTGCCAGAGCCCCAGCATCAGGCCCAGCCCGAGTCCCAGCATCAGTCCGAGTCCCAGCATCAGTCCGAGTCCCAGCATCAGTCCGAGTCCCAGCATCAGTCCGAGTCCCAGCATCAGGTCCAGCCCGAGCCCCAGCATCAG GTCCAGCCCGAGCCCCAGCATCAGGCCGAGTCCCAGCATCAGGCCCAGCCCCAGCATCAGGCCCAGCATCAGACCCAGCCCGAGCCCCAGCATCAGGTCCAACCCGAGCCCCAGCATCAGGTCCAACCCGAGCCCCAGCATCAGGTCCAGCCCAAGCCCCAGCATCAGGCCCAGGAAAaggaaagattttatgttttaGATTTATACCCTGTCTCTCTCCCTGTGAATGAACAACCCCTTCCCAAAAAAAGAAAGT GTTGCCGGAAATGTAGCAGGCAGAGGGTTTTCAAATATGACTCCATAACCGGAAGAAGGATGAATGAG GGGCAAGCAGAAGTAAGGGTAAAATGGTTACCTTGCTCTGCATG TGGAAAAATCTGGGAGGAGACATGGGAGCCGGCCTGCCAGTTCCCACCAGGTGCCAACCATGTGTAA
- the LOC141363406 gene encoding uncharacterized protein isoform X1 has protein sequence MSRRKFQPCPSCQAPNQVSRKTCSSCFAAIFQKNKVAAKNVTLDRKWGESVLKNRNAGRVVDSAHIAVKKLSALGYVPILFFAKKDKASGKWVADVVTHLPPTEDNLKIVSTMRKAYNFVLIKEGNSTTALPEPQHQAQPESQHQSESQHQSESQHQSESQHQSESQHQVQPEPQHQVQPEPQHQAEPQHQAEPQHQAQPRHQVQPEPQHQAESQHQAQPQHQAQHQTQPEPQHQVQPEPQHQVQPEPQHQVQPKPQHQAQEKERFYVLDLYPVSLPVNEQPLPKKRKCCRKCSRQRVFKYDSITGRRMNEGQAEVRVKWLPCSACGKIWEETWEPACQFPPGANHV, from the exons ATGTCTCGAAGGAAGTTCCAGCCTTGCCCCTCCTGCCAAGCACCTAACCAG GTGAGCCGCAAAACCTGCAGCTCTTGTTTTGCAGCCATCTTTCAAAAAAACAAAGTAGCAGCCAAAAACGTGACCCTGGACAGGAAGTGGGGGGAAAGTGTTCTAAAAAATAGAAATGCTGGAAGAGTGGTGGACTCTGCCCATATTGCA gtgAAAAAACTAAGTGCATTGGGCTATGTCCCAATTTTATTTTTCGCCAAGAAAGATAAGGCTTCTGGAAAGTGGGTGGCCGATGTGGTTACCCATCTGCCACCCACTGAGGATAACCTAAAAATTGTGTCCACCATGAGAAAGGCCTACAATTTTGTATTAATCAAAGAAG GGAACTCCACAACGGCATTGCCAGAGCCCCAGCATCAGGCCCAGCCCGAGTCCCAGCATCAGTCCGAGTCCCAGCATCAGTCCGAGTCCCAGCATCAGTCCGAGTCCCAGCATCAGTCCGAGTCCCAGCATCAGGTCCAGCCCGAGCCCCAGCATCAG GTCCAGCCCGAGCCCCAGCATCAGGCCGAGCCCCAGCATCAGGCCGAGCCCCAGCATCAGGCCCAGCCCCGGCATCAGGTCCAGCCCGAGCCCCAGCATCAGGCCGAGTCCCAGCATCAGGCCCAGCCCCAGCATCAGGCCCAGCATCAGACCCAGCCCGAGCCCCAGCATCAGGTCCAACCCGAGCCCCAGCATCAGGTCCAACCCGAGCCCCAGCATCAGGTCCAGCCCAAGCCCCAGCATCAGGCCCAGGAAAaggaaagattttatgttttaGATTTATACCCTGTCTCTCTCCCTGTGAATGAACAACCCCTTCCCAAAAAAAGAAAGT GTTGCCGGAAATGTAGCAGGCAGAGGGTTTTCAAATATGACTCCATAACCGGAAGAAGGATGAATGAG GGGCAAGCAGAAGTAAGGGTAAAATGGTTACCTTGCTCTGCATG TGGAAAAATCTGGGAGGAGACATGGGAGCCGGCCTGCCAGTTCCCACCAGGTGCCAACCATGTGTAA